CCCGACCCCTCCGTCATCCCGGCACACTAAGCGACTGCCCATTATGCTTCGCTGCGAGGCTCAAGATAAACGGCACGGCGCGATCGGCCCAGCGGTCGGGCCCTGGATACGAGCCGGCTTCACGGCCGAAGCAAGTGCGCAGCATGTCGGTATCGATCACGCCGGGGTTCAGCGGCACGGCGGCCATCCCTTTCGGCAATTCATGCGCGAGCGCCAGCGTCAGTCCTTCGATGGCGTATTTCGTGGCGCAATAGGGAGCGACGTCGGCCGAAGTCGAGCGCCCCCACCCGGAGCTGAAGTTGACGATGATGCCCCGTCGCCGATGCACCATCGGCGGGACGAAATGCCGAATGACGTTTGCCGTGCCGAGGATATTCACATCGACGAGCTTGCGGAGTTCCGCCGCGGGAACGTTCCAGAGGGGAGCGGGCTGATTCATCACCGCCGCATTGTTGATGACCAGGTCGAACGGCCGTGCTTCGGCTTCGACTGCCGTGGCCCAAGCGGCGACCGCGGCATCGTCGACGACGTCGACGACATCGAATCGGTGCGGCGGCCCGAACTTCGCTTTCAACGGGGCGATTCCGGCTTCGGTCGTCG
The Planctomycetia bacterium DNA segment above includes these coding regions:
- a CDS encoding SDR family oxidoreductase, with amino-acid sequence MKLRILVTGVSRGLGRAMVGRFAAQGHETIGCATTEAGIAPLKAKFGPPHRFDVVDVVDDAAVAAWATAVEAEARPFDLVINNAAVMNQPAPLWNVPAAELRKLVDVNILGTANVIRHFVPPMVHRRRGIIVNFSSGWGRSTSADVAPYCATKYAIEGLTLALAHELPKGMAAVPLNPGVIDTDMLRTCFGREAGSYPGPDRWADRAVPFILSLAAKHNGQSLSVPG